Below is a window of Gossypium hirsutum isolate 1008001.06 chromosome A12, Gossypium_hirsutum_v2.1, whole genome shotgun sequence DNA.
TGGGGTGTATACACATTAGTCAACTAGTGTTTGATACCTGCTTCTTCACAgtaggcttggaactgagctgaggtgtactcagttccATTATCTGACCTTATTGCTCTAAGTTTGCAACCAGACTCAGTTTCAACAGCAGCTTTATACTTCAGGAACACAGATGGAacttttgatttctattttagaaaataaatccagcagtatcttgtaaagtcatcaataaataatataaagtacCTGCTTCCTTTGAGAGACtcagtcttcattggtccacacacATCTGTATGCACAAGCTGGAGCTTCTCTGATGCTCTCCATGTTGTGCTTGTTGGAAATGGCAATCTTGCCAATTTTCCTTGCTGACATATCTCacaaagctcatcattcttcactGAATCGATGAAATTTTCTGCCAGACCTTCATTGACCATGCGGGCTATGGATTTGTAGTTTGTATGTCCAAGCCTCTGATGCCAGAGTCTAGAGTCATCAGTGGAGGCTATGTAGGCTGAATGTAAGTCATTTGGCCAGTCtacttcaaaacatttatcagTCATGGTGACTGTTATGATgtttgatccacttggatcaaaAATTTGACATTCTTTCTCCTTGAACACAACTGAGTAACCTTTCTCAAGTAGTTGAGTTATACTGAGAAGGTTCCTATCGATTTCAGGTACCAAAAGTACATTTGAAATGATTTTGCCACCTGTAGAGGTATGAATCAGCacatctcctcttccttcagcattaattaactgaccatttccaattttACTTTGGTTTTGCAGGTTCTGTCCAGGGTTTTGAAGATAGTTGCATCTGGTGACATATGGTTTGTGCACCCACTGTCTAGAAGCCAGCCCTTTGAACCCTTCTTCTGATTTGCTGCACATGACACAGCAAAAACATGTTCTTCTTGATCACTGTTTTcttcagctactcgagcttctaCCTTTTGTTGCTGAAATTGATTCTATCTTGGTTTGCTTCTATTCTTGCAAACTTTTTCAACATGACCTTttttcttgcagtgttggcatactgcatctggtctAAACCAGCATCTATCTTCTGGATGACCAGCTCTTTTACAATGTCTGCAGAGTTGGTCACTGCTCctagcagcatcaggcttaggcctgtttttccagAACTTTTTGCCTTTGTGAGTTTTGATGCTCGAGGCTTCTTTGGCTTGAAAAGCCCCTTCCTGGTGCTCCTCTTGTCTgctggctcttctttgctcttgtgcatacaAGGCATTGATTAGCTCAGTTAAGGAGATAGTTGTCAAGTCCCTTGAGTCTTCGAGGGATGAAATTTTAGCTTCATACCTCTCTGGTAGAGTGGACATGACTTTCTCAACCATTCTAGCTTCACTGAATTGCTCtcctaggagccttatgctgttgaCAACAGCCATAATCCGATCTGAGTACTGCTTAACTGTTTCTTCCTCTTTCATTTTGAGATTTTCGAAATCTCTTCTCAAGTTGAGCAGCTGTTGTTGCCTTGTTTTCTCAGTCCCCTGAAATTCTTCTTTCAGCTTGTCCCAAGCCTCCTTTGGTGTTTCACAGGCCATGATCCTCATAAAGATCACATCTGTCACACAATTCTGtatgcatgacatggccttgtgccttttgttctttcatcagtgtgttgccttatttgagcaactgttggattagctcgaagaggtgctggctcagcatctgaGTTACAACTTCCCATAGGTCGAATGCCTGCAGGTAAGTCCTCATCTTAACTGCCCAAATGTTGAAGCCCTCTCCATTGAAGACAGGTGGTGAAGCTGGTGAAAAACCTGATGATGCCATCGTTTTGATACTGAACTACAACAGGTCCTCTAAGAATATGGCTCTAGATACCAAATGTTGGATCTAAGTGCAACAGCAGCAAGCTTCAACAGAAAGCTTGTCTAGCAAGTCTCGTGACTTGCAGgagaaacaaagcagaaaactcaaatagattttgaagcaaaactaaaaacggagagcatatggatgaaaacttgttgaattcattcattTAACTGAATATGGCACAAAGCCAATACATAAAACAAGTTTACAATcttgacaaaacagtaggttgacctaaacttcacctactaccactaatacacatagtaacttgtgctaattagcttgaacaaataaacaaagctgatttatcagctcaatcaacatcaaaattacatcaaacataaacctaacataggtataaagcaactaagttacattactctaacttaaaattacaaaatgaaacataaacaGCTTGCTGACTAGAAGAACCAGCAGCTTCTGCATGTAGTGCCTTCGATagtcttggttgctgcatgctgaccattACTTCAACAATGTTGAGCAGATGGTAAGGGGATTACAGCAAATAGCTAAGCAGAGTTGAAAACGCATATCGCTTTTGCATAACAAGAAAATGGCAGCCTCGTACCGTGCTCGATCAAACAGCTTGCCCTCAAGGCAACACCCCATCGTTTCACAAATCAACGAGAACTTGAACCGATTGAGGGCATCTCAATCAGCCTCTACATCATCATCCATAGGCCACAATCTAAGTGGTCTTCAGGATTTGCATGAATGTGTTGATGTATTACTTCAATTTCCCCTCACCCAACAAGCTCTCGCCGAAGATATGCAAAGGGAAATGGTTGAAGAGCTTTTGGTTGGATCTCTCATGCTCTTGGATGTATGTACCACTGCTAAGGATGCCTTGTTGTAGACAAAGGAATGCACACAAGAGCTTCAATCAATTTTGCGCAGAAGACGTGGAGCCGAAGGGCTTGCTAATGAGTTTAGGAAATACTTGACATCTAGGAAAGCCATGAAAAAGGCAATCTGTAAGGCCTTAAAGAACTTGAAGCATATACAGAATAAACTCAGTACTCCTGGCGAGAATGGAGCTATGATTAACGTCTTAAGAGATGTAGAAGCAGTTACCATCAGCGTGCTAGAATCCGTATTGTCCTTTATTTCAGGGCCAGAGGCAGAATCAAAATCGAGCCGTTGGCCGCTGGTTTCGAAGCTAATGCACCAGAAGAAAGAAATGTGCGAGGAAGAACAGAAAGCAAATGAAATTTTGAATGCTGAAGCTGCAGTGCGTTCCTGCATCAAATCCGAAAACATGAAGCATGTCGAGAACGTGCAAAAGGAGCTTCAAAGCTCAGAGTTGAGCATCCAAGATCTTGAAGAA
It encodes the following:
- the LOC107921153 gene encoding uncharacterized protein; this encodes MAASYRARSNSLPSRQHPIVSQINENLNRLRASQSASTSSSIGHNLSGLQDLHECVDVLLQFPLTQQALAEDMQREMVEELLTKECTQELQSILRRRRGAEGLANEFRKYLTSRKAMKKAICKALKNLKHIQNKLSTPGENGAMINVLRDVEAVTISVLESVLSFISGPEAESKSSRWPLVSKLMHQKKEMCEEEQKANEILNAEAAVRSCIKSENMKHVENVQKELQSSELSIQDLEEGLETFSRRMIKTRVTVLNIISC